Proteins found in one Aquibium microcysteis genomic segment:
- a CDS encoding DUF5615 family PIN-like protein, giving the protein MRFLVDAQLPPALGRWLVARGHEAAHVGDLGMQASSDDAIWNHALASSAAIVTKDEDFAQRRILADRGPVVIWIRLPNTRRRDLLAWFETVLPSVLAAIERGENLIEVT; this is encoded by the coding sequence ATGCGCTTCCTGGTCGACGCGCAACTGCCGCCGGCCCTCGGTCGCTGGCTCGTCGCCCGGGGACATGAGGCGGCCCACGTCGGCGACCTCGGGATGCAGGCATCCTCCGACGACGCGATCTGGAACCACGCACTGGCGTCATCCGCCGCGATCGTGACCAAGGACGAGGATTTCGCACAGCGCAGGATACTTGCCGATCGAGGGCCGGTGGTGATCTGGATCCGGTTGCCCAACACGCGTCGGCGCGACCTGCTTGCCTGGTTCGAGACCGTGCTGCCGAGCGTTCTCGCCGCGATCGAACGCGGCGAGAACCTGATCGAGGTGACGTGA
- a CDS encoding sugar ABC transporter substrate-binding protein produces MDDRTNDRRSFLKAMAVGSAAVAGAAAGMLGVPGAETGFAGVARARAEGTRYRMAFIQWQPHTVPAAWSKGIEEVLTPQQIVDYELLDGQNKVEVQASLMDTLISQGASAIFLQPIDSVALAPSIAKAKRAGIPVITLNIDATEAHAAHVEMNHYYGAMDIAKAMGDAMGGKGKVAILNAPPGIIIRDQRTNGFVEGMKQHHPGIQIVADQVADWDRKKAQDVLNTILAANPDLGGAYGVNDSMALGAVDVAKEKGLLGRFVVFGNDGETAALESIEAGELTGTQYTDVYQQGRLAAAAATVLATGGVTAGAFAQQSRLLMPYVIATKANAGSIQPSQRW; encoded by the coding sequence ATGGACGACAGGACCAACGACAGGCGCAGTTTTCTGAAGGCGATGGCGGTCGGCTCCGCGGCGGTCGCGGGCGCGGCGGCCGGCATGCTGGGGGTCCCCGGCGCCGAGACCGGGTTCGCCGGCGTCGCACGGGCCCGCGCCGAGGGCACGCGCTACAGGATGGCGTTCATCCAGTGGCAGCCGCACACCGTGCCGGCCGCATGGTCGAAGGGCATAGAGGAGGTCCTGACGCCGCAGCAGATCGTCGACTACGAACTGCTGGACGGCCAGAACAAGGTCGAGGTGCAGGCGAGCCTGATGGACACGCTGATCAGCCAGGGGGCGTCCGCCATCTTCCTGCAGCCGATCGATTCCGTGGCGCTCGCGCCCTCCATCGCCAAGGCGAAGCGGGCCGGCATTCCGGTCATCACGCTGAACATCGACGCGACCGAGGCGCATGCCGCGCATGTCGAGATGAACCATTACTATGGCGCCATGGACATCGCGAAGGCCATGGGCGACGCGATGGGCGGCAAGGGCAAGGTCGCCATCCTGAACGCTCCGCCCGGCATCATCATCCGCGACCAGCGCACCAACGGCTTCGTCGAAGGCATGAAGCAGCATCATCCGGGCATCCAGATCGTCGCCGACCAGGTCGCCGACTGGGACCGCAAGAAGGCGCAGGACGTGCTCAACACGATCCTCGCGGCCAATCCCGATCTCGGCGGCGCCTACGGCGTCAACGATTCGATGGCGCTGGGCGCCGTCGACGTGGCCAAGGAGAAGGGCCTGCTCGGCAGGTTCGTCGTCTTCGGAAACGACGGCGAGACCGCGGCGCTCGAATCCATCGAGGCGGGGGAACTGACGGGCACCCAGTACACCGACGTCTACCAGCAGGGCCGGCTGGCCGCCGCCGCGGCGACGGTGCTCGCCACGGGCGGGGTCACCGCGGGCGCCTTCGCCCAGCAGTCGCGGCTGCTCATGCCCTACGTCATCGCCACCAAGGCGAACGCGGGTTCGATCCAACCCTCCCAGCGCTGGTAG
- a CDS encoding ABC transporter permease, producing the protein MKIRLASAALVLFFAGTVAFFSVSAPRFATASTVENLMSGFSFMAILAMGQAFPILVRGIDLSIGAIVGLVGMVVFDLSLLFGMPGYGIIPLALLAGTLAGALNGVLIVHLRLQPFIATLATLAAYRGLTYTISGRQLVPGLSTTPIRDPWITGIESYFDVGGWLGLSRLVTMPWVPLSFFIMLAVFAALQILLLAARFGRDIYATGGNHEAARLAGIQVKSVTIAAYAVSGFCAAIAALIMVARFTTATEALGTGVELTAIAAAVIGGVSLAGGIGSMFGPALGAFLLGAILIGLTLQGVPQFVQQIITGLILLAAVGYDRLLVLRRRRRLAMAAAS; encoded by the coding sequence GTGAAGATTCGTCTCGCCTCAGCCGCGCTCGTGCTGTTCTTCGCAGGCACGGTCGCCTTCTTCAGCGTGAGCGCGCCGCGCTTCGCGACGGCGTCGACCGTGGAGAACCTGATGTCGGGCTTCTCCTTCATGGCCATCCTCGCCATGGGCCAGGCCTTTCCGATTCTCGTGCGCGGCATCGACCTGTCGATCGGGGCGATCGTCGGACTGGTGGGAATGGTCGTCTTCGACCTCTCCCTGCTCTTCGGCATGCCCGGATACGGCATCATACCCCTGGCGCTGCTGGCAGGCACCCTCGCCGGAGCGCTGAACGGCGTCCTGATCGTCCATCTGAGGCTCCAGCCCTTCATCGCCACGCTGGCGACGCTCGCCGCGTACCGCGGCCTCACCTACACGATCTCGGGCCGCCAGCTGGTGCCGGGCCTTTCGACCACGCCGATTCGCGATCCGTGGATCACCGGCATCGAGAGCTATTTCGACGTCGGCGGCTGGCTCGGGCTCTCGCGTCTCGTCACCATGCCCTGGGTGCCGCTCTCCTTCTTCATCATGCTCGCGGTCTTCGCGGCACTCCAGATCCTGCTGCTCGCCGCGCGCTTTGGCCGCGACATCTACGCCACGGGCGGCAATCATGAAGCGGCGCGGCTGGCCGGTATCCAGGTCAAGTCAGTCACCATCGCCGCCTATGCCGTCTCCGGCTTCTGCGCGGCCATCGCGGCGCTGATCATGGTTGCCCGCTTCACCACCGCCACCGAGGCTCTCGGCACCGGGGTGGAGCTGACGGCGATAGCGGCGGCCGTCATCGGCGGGGTGAGCCTCGCCGGCGGCATCGGCTCGATGTTCGGTCCCGCGCTCGGCGCCTTCCTGCTCGGCGCGATCCTGATCGGGCTGACGCTCCAGGGCGTACCGCAATTCGTGCAGCAGATCATCACCGGCCTCATCCTGCTCGCCGCCGTCGGCTACGACCGGCTTCTGGTCCTGCGTCGCCGGCGCAGGCTCGCGATGGCCGCGGCGTCATGA
- a CDS encoding DUF433 domain-containing protein has protein sequence MTEIHRITVDPGQCGGRPCLRGLRIRVRDVLDLLAAGADRSEILEDHPLLEDGDITAALEYAARQSDHPVLRVA, from the coding sequence ATGACCGAAATCCATCGCATCACCGTCGATCCCGGCCAGTGCGGCGGTCGGCCGTGCCTGCGAGGTCTGCGGATACGCGTCCGCGACGTGCTGGACCTGCTGGCCGCCGGCGCCGACCGTTCGGAAATTCTGGAAGATCATCCGCTGCTGGAGGATGGCGACATCACCGCAGCGCTGGAGTACGCGGCCAGGCAGAGCGATCATCCCGTCCTGCGCGTGGCCTGA